TATGTTCAAATAACCAAGCCTATCTATGGTTGACGATTTATAGTTCGCTTTAATTTTACAGTATATACCAACGACAGAAGAGAcagttaaaaaattttatttggccCACAAGATGGTTGATAATCGAAGGCTCTCTTACAGTTGACTACTTAAAACAGAAGCTTCCAAAGTACTAAAACCATCTAAGAAAACGCACAACTACATCAACCAGTAAAAAGGAGAAACAATAGCTCAAAAGATGTCTCATCAAGCCATTGCAAAAGATTCTTAGTTTGTTGTAACCTAGCTGAACATTTTCAAGTCCAAATTTGAGCATTAGCACATGCAAGATTAATTTAAGGTCACACTTGGTTTACAAATTAGAATCACCAGTGTGCAGCCTATGTCATGTCATCCTCCAAATTAACTTCTTCCAAAACTATGAATGGGCAAAAATATGTAGCACCTTGGTATCCTGTGTCCTTTCAAGGACTTTCTCTAACAAAAGATACTGAATCAAATGGCAATCTGTCCAAGTACCCgcaaaaaacaattaaacaaTGTCGAGCCTCCAAGAAATTTATAAGCACTGATGAAAAGCACACTATAGCCTAACTGACACATCATGCTCAAAAGTAGGATCTCAAAAAGCATCGTTCTGCTAACATATAACTGagtcaaccaaaaataaatcaCACTTCAATAATCATTATcttacacaatttttttttttttatcctgcATTTGCAGCGACTTAAATTTGTAACAGAAACACATCAAAAGACTTAAAATACACCATTAACCTACAACAGGTGTTCGCAGTATTCCAGTTTTGTGTTGAACAAAAACACCATCATGATGTCATTAGGAAGAAGCTAATTCATAAAGAGAGGCAATCCCATTGAGGTGAAGACAGAGAGGAGTCATTACCTCAAGACCGACACAGAATGGAAGCTCTGCTTGTTTATCCTTTGCATCAgaagattgatgatttttttccaaGAAGACAGAGTAACCAACACAGGCATAGCTGAAGTCTTTCAGATTCCGGCCCTCTTTGGTAGCTTCCAACTCAGATTCTCCCACAATATAGCTAGGCACTGATCAACAATCCTAAGGGTCAGCATATACAAATAACAGCATACGGTAGGACTAAAGGATTCAAGCTTTTCTCAAGATGGAGCCGGAACATTTTGTCTGTAGGTTAACGAGAAGACAACAAGTACCTTTAAGTGAAAATTGCAAATTGTCAAACCAGTGTTTTCAATCAGGACAAGACTGGCCGGTTCAACCAGGAAACAGAGCATGGTATAGTCTGGTTTATGTGAAAGAATTGGAGTCCTTAAAGACCAATCAAACCCAGTGTGGATGGTTCAACCAGTACAACTTCTGATGGTTTCTTTGGccttatgaaaaaaatatttgacctTGCACCAGCAAGGTTCAAACCTTTGTTCACTTGCAAAAGCACTCGGGCCACTTTCTACTGGACCATTATCACTTTTCTGATATATAACCATAAACTATTTTACTTCATCAAATGTAACTTTGATCACCTTTGCATCCGTAACTGTCCTTTAACCTCAGTCAGTTACAACTAGAAAACCGACATATCTGACGAACCATGTTTTACCCCTTTTTATCCAGCAATCCACATCAAATGCAGGACTGGTCCTGTAAAAACACCAATGGGACAATAGAAATTCCCCTAGATCATGTCCAGTATCCTACTCAAAAAGTGCTGGTCCAGAGATCAGAGTACAAAAGTCATGGCTTGTCCCAGTACAGCTTACATTAAGGCTTTGTTACCAGAGTGTCTTTCTGGACGCCCCACAATCAGACCATACCACTCACTCTAGAAGCACCATTATATTTGAAGGCAAAGCACGAGAAAAAGATCCCCGCCAAACTCTACAATCTCGAACAGGCAAAACAATCAGAAGGGGAACCTGTAGCAGCAGATGTCCTTACAAAAATCCCAAAGAGCCAGAAAAACCTATCGACAACATGTTGCAGCATAAGCTTAAACATCGACAGGACATCGATGAATAGGCCAGAAATGAAAAACCATCGTAATTTTGGTGCCCCAATTCAACTAGTTAATCTTGTCGGGCATCAGCCCCGCGCCCGCAAAACCCTCCGACCTCAATTCCAAGCAATTTGCTCAAATGCGATGCCATCATCAAACCCATCAAACCCAACacgaaaagtagaaaaagaaaaaagatcgaATCGCAGCGGATTACCAAATCCTCTCGCCGCCATTCGCGGTGTCAATTTTCTTAtcaggaggggaaaaaaaagcagCGACAAATGTTGAAAAGGAAAGACGGACCTTCGTTGAGGGTCCTGGAGAAGCCGACGCAGGTAGGTGGCTGAGATTTGGATTTCAAGACGGAGGAGTAGTACAGGCACCCCTTGCACGACTTCCCTCTCGATCCTGCGCTCCCGTTAGGGTTCGGGCCAGGGCCAGGGCCAGGGTTCGGATGGCGGACCTGAGGGCGACCGCCCGCGTCTTCCCCTTTGCTCGTTTCCATTTGGATTCTTCTCTCGGCTGATTCAAATCGAATCCGCAACCGCAACCGCAACCTCTGTACGCACGCGAgcgcgagagagggagagagagaaatggctCGCTCGCTTGTGCTCGGAGAGGAGATGGAATGGCGAAGGAAATCGGGGGGTGGGAGTTTGGCGCTGTGGGAAgttgctcgctcgctcgctcgctgctGATCGTTCGCTTTAATCGCCAGCGGAGAAATTCCGCCTGTGCGAGGCTGCAACCATCGACCGGTGAGCTCTCCACGGGTGGTGAAGTGCGTCTCCTATCTTTTCGAGCAATATATGCGTAATATATCGATTTACCAAGACCCCCGTGGATTTAGTCGAGTGACAAAGCCATATATATATCCTTTTTCTATTTGCTCaaggccctttttttttatatatttttttatgataccCAA
This Eucalyptus grandis isolate ANBG69807.140 chromosome 7, ASM1654582v1, whole genome shotgun sequence DNA region includes the following protein-coding sequences:
- the LOC104453376 gene encoding uncharacterized protein LOC104453376, with the translated sequence METSKGEDAGGRPQVRHPNPGPGPGPNPNGSAGSRGKSCKGCLYYSSVLKSKSQPPTCVGFSRTLNEVPSYIVGESELEATKEGRNLKDFSYACVGYSVFLEKNHQSSDAKDKQAELPFCVGLEVLLDKRTTPAENVPANLHKKEAPDGHAFPQRRSYKPAISSGDDYFSRFKRNASLVASGVARNVNRVGNYIKESVDDIFQPYRRRPK